The genomic segment CATAAGAGAGTCAAGAGCTACACAGCTCTgcacaagaaataaaaacagatgttGACGAACACTAACTATCAAGCGGCGCTGCACCCTCACACTTCTGTAGACATTACCCAGCACAGGTGCATGTGAGAACACAAATGTCTAACAGAGTCTTTGTAATGTTCACGTGTGAAAGCGGCTTTAGTTAGATCCAACTCCTTAGTCCTCCTGTTTTTATAGGAGGAAGTGTGCTGCGTTCAGAAACATTTTATAACTTGTTAACAGCAAAGCCAGTTTTATGTTATGCAACATAGAGGACAAGAGCCACATCCAGgcaatgtatttatattttataaaagcTTGTTTAATACTGTAGAAAACAACCTTCAGCCAGGAGTTCAGTATTCCCATGTCAGACAGCCTTGTTGACTGCCGGGAGCTCGATAATTAGACTTCAAGTGCAAATTTGGTTTCACTTCATAATTCAGTCTGACATCATGTTCTTGTTTAACTGCGTTCGGTTTGGAAGGGGACGTTCGTTTACACTAAGAAGTCAACAGCAGGTGACATATCTGTTCCTCAATTTCCATCAACATTAAGCTGTGGCAGCTGATGATTTCGGTGTTATCCTCTCTCAATGATGACTTGCAAAAACCCCTGTCGcagaaattacatttttgctgcaCTAATGAGCAAAGCAGAAATGCAGGACACAATTTGGAGGACAAGAATGTACCTAGCTGTCTTCTTTAGTTTTCTTGATTAAAGCAACGAAACACCAGGGATCCACAGACAAAATCTAAAAACCTTTGCACGGCTACTTAACCAGTTTTGGTGGAGCTGCTTCCTAAAGTGTTTTTGATGCTCCCACTAGATACTGAAGATATATTTTTGAATAGAACTCTGTGACCTATAATGTAAAACATCACCTCTTTCAACAAAGATGCTTTGCAATCCTATCATGAAACGCTTCCAGCCTTTTATTATGAAATATTATCTAAATCAACTTTAATGTGCATGCTTCTACCACTCTATTTGCTGTTGATTGCAATTAAAGATTCTTTAAGCTCTCTGTCAGCTAAGCTATATGGTTATGTGGTGCATCCAAAGCAAAGGTTTATATGCAGCCAGATATGTGGGAAGCATCTATAAAGTGTGAATTACTGGTGCAGAAAAAGCTCGATTACACGAGGAGAGTTAGAGTGAAAGAGAAGATGAAAAGTGGAGTAATAGGTTAATGAGGCCATAAGAGTTGGGACAGAGAAAGAGATCCTGATGAGAACAGGTGGTCAAAGAAAGGCAGCGAATGAGATGCAGTGATGGGAGACTACAGAGAAAGACAcaacgcacacgcacacattaaAAGGCCCCAGATACATACCCACATGCACAACAGACAGGTAGCGCTGAGCTCACCCAGACGCAGCGCTGGCACACAGACAACTGAgcagatgaaaacaaaacaaatttggaGGTGCTGCAGGTCTCCACATGAAAAGCACGAAACAGTCGAAAGATAAACCGAAGAGCTGACGTCACAGGCAAGAGGGGGAAAGACGTTTAAGTCTGTAAATATTTCTAACAATAGATTTACACCCAGTTTAAGTCCTCAGACCAATTACACCATTTCCCCTGGTGCCTGCAGCTTCGCAGTGTAAACAGTCTCTCATTTGGCAACATGCATCCAGTCTGAGAAGGAGATGAGAGGTGGAGTAAAACCACAGTGGAGTTTTGGCTGCTTAATGAGGGCAACACCCAGCACTGCGGTTTCCAAACCCTGCCAAAGGGTCAGAGAGCTCACACGAGTCCAATACGGTTGTCTAAAAATGAGGCAGTAAAGAGTATGACATGGCATATTTTTCCTTGATCTGGAAATGACAACCATGGAGATTATAtttatgcatatttttttaagttaagagtcatattttttattatttggaaCTCATCACATGTCTGCCTgtagctttgatattaatgtctCATCTTGTGGTAACCCATTAACTCTTTTACTCCGCTgttatttacttaaaaaaaatcatccaaaATGCAGCAAAATTCAAAGAAGCATTTCTATCTTTTCAGAGTACTGCATGGAGAAATTACTGCTTCTTGTAATACTGTGGTATGTAGgttttaaaaaaggagctttTTTTCTGCACACATAGCAGTGTAGAAATTCTTGGAGATTGTGAGTCTGTAATTAGGCCCCTCTAACCCTAACATGAATTAAAGCGTTTGAACGGCACCCAAGAACTCAGGCACAGACAGCAGCACcagctgctgcagagaaaacacacaccttCCTGTCCGCATCAATCACTGCTCCCTCTTCACTTCACTCTTCCCCAACTCTATTTTATCTCCCAGCCTTTCTTCCCCTTCAGAGGCTGTCATTCACCTGCACTTTTTCTTCagcgcctctctctctctcatccacATTCACTCGGCTGAACTTTTGAGTGCAGTGCGGTTAGGAGAAGCACTGGCCTCTGAATTTCTCCTGTGGTGCTGAATCTTTGATGTGACCTCTGGGCTGTCTCTCCTCAGATGGACCCTGTCCAAAAGGCTGTGATGACGCACACCTTTGGGCCACCTATGATGAAGACAAAGCGGCCAATCATCTCCTGCAACGTCTGTCAAATACGCTTCAACTCAGAGGTATGACAACTTTCATGGACATAAAACTCCTACTAACTGACCGCTTGCAAAATCCACAACACAGacaacagcttttttttctaataGCTTAGCTTAGATGAGCAGGATGCTGGGGAAAAAGTGACACTCAAACACAAAAGCATCCTAGTTTTAACTGGATTATTAATCAAGCACACTTGAATTGTGATTGTTCCTCAACCTGCTACATCAGCACCTGTGTGTCCTTTTATGCAGAGACCTTTAGGTTAAATAGCTAAAAGCTTAAGTCTGTAGTGGATGTTCAAGATTTGCACATCCACTGTGGAGTGCTTTACCACGCTGTGGAAACCAGTGCTGAATGCTTCTATAATAAAATTTAGTCTAATGTTAACAGCTCTGCTTCTAGTTTTTATTGGATTAGGGAAAGTTTTGCGTGCCAGGCTTGTTAGCCCATTATTTCAGAAGGTTTTGAGTAGTGTTGCTGCAGGATTTTAAAGTTTGGTGGGTGTAGCAGTAAATAAAAGGATGGGGTTAATAGAAAGTTAGTTGGTTAAAGACATCATGTTAAAATATTGAATATTGGAATTACTTCAATCCAGAATTGAACTTGTACTCACTGCACATGACCTTTTAAGTCTGCAGTCTGGACTTGAAGTTGGCTGGTGATTGACTGCACAGCTGGAGAAGGTGAAAACTTAGTTCACACTTTAGCAGCTCCATTTTTAGCTTGTCCACCAAAAAGTGTGGGGGAAGGAAGGGAGAGAAATACCTGCTTGCTTCACCTGTGCTGGAATTCTCACACATTCCTACATAGTAGTATTAAAGTTTCAAAGGAATGTTGTCTTAGATAAGTTCCCGATTATCCCGATTAAGTTTGAAAAACATTTCTTAGCTGTTGACAGCAAGCTTGTGACTGTAAGTGTTCCTTATCCCACTCTGACGAGGCTGTTATTGACATTTGTACGACGTGTTGGCTGGTTACAGTAAAGCAGGAGGATGGAGTCCTAGAAGTTTCTGTATTGCTGATGGGGCACATTTGTGGCACGTTATGACTAACAGGCGGCGCCTATGCCAACGCAAGGAAAGGGGGGCTGAAATAAAAGAGGCCTGAAGTGATGAAACTTTAGAGGAAAGATTCGAGTGTCCCCCATTAAGGAGGCAGTAGTGTTAACTGAAGTTGAAAAGCAAATCATTCATAATGTGGGCAGCTACTGGATGACATGACCGACGAGTCTGCGCCTGTCTACTCCTGGGTCTGTTACAGTGAGTGTGCACAGGGAATACATTTTAGTGATATAGGACTTTCTTTGCAtagaaaaatatgtatttggACAGACCATTTCTTGGTGAGCACACTTCTTCTCAAGCTGTATCTctacatttttgtatttattttgtgccaatatttgtgcaaaatgtgaaataatcccagaaataaaaaaaaaacgtcaGTTCAGGACGCAAATATCCTGTCTTGTCAACAAAACGCTGGGGCTGCATTTGAATGATTGATGCATTCGACACTGACAGAGCTTTCAAGGATGGAAAAATCCTGGTGTTTATGACTTGCCGCTGTAACCTCTAACCTAAAACATGAGCAGAAATCAAACAAAAGCCTGATATACAAGCCTGGCTAAAAATATGATTGGATTCCAGGGACGAAGTGCTAAATACTTGCACTCTAAATGCAGTGGTGTGTAAAGGACACAGGCAGGGAGGGAGTCATGTGAAACTTGTGTAACACTGCCCTGTTCTCTCTGTGAGGGGCCGCTTAATTATATCTCCCCTGCTCAAACCTTGCGTGTTCTCACATGGTcgacattatcattattattatgggGGTGGGGTACGTGTAATAGGGAAGTGTTTTAATTCTCTTCACCATGTTCTCATTTGCATACCTGTGTGTTCACTGAAATGTGCATGTATGAAAATGCTCATGCAGGTGTGTGTGGATGGCTTATCACGTGCCCGGGACTTCTAATTCTGAGCCACCTGTTTGTCCAGCCTGCTACTTTACTCATGAGCTGGCAGCGTGCATCTGCTCTGCTGCAGCTCTACAACACTTTCCAGAGTAACCTGAGAGTCTGGGAGCTTAAAGCATAGTGGACATTCTTTAATAATGAAGGAATACTCTACTTACAGTGCCGTACTTGGCTTACTCATGCTGTCTGGTCTGTGCCGTGGCTCTTAAGGGAATACGAAGCGAAAGCAAATTGCTTGATGGTGGTCACTGGGAGTCAGGTGCCTATCACTGCTGCTCCACTGTAGTCCCACACGCTGTAATTATAACACCGCAATTCATTTGAGGCCACAGAGGACAGATTAGCCTGCCAGTGTGTTCAGCTCAGCTCTGCTGCAAGGTTGACGTCACACCATGCTGCATTAGCCATCGTCACCACTGCTGTAACATGCTGGAcacctctctctccctttccccATCTCTCCTTGTCCTCCTCGGGCAGATACAAAATCCTGTTTCATTACTGTCTCCCATCAATCTGGcaacttttctcttttctttttcctcatcGGTTTTCATGTTTCCACTTCTCCCTCTGTGGGGGTATACTCTATACCGTGTCTTTCTCTTCACCTCTCAAGCCTCTTTCCACCCCCTCTTCCTGTCACTGCTGTCTGTCCTCAGTAGATTTGGCTGCTAGACCAGCTCTATCTGCTTTCAGTGCCTTTTGTCGGTTTATAGATAAAACATCAAAGCACATCCTGCTTATAGAGAAAAAGGATTTTAGGGACATTCACTTGCTCTCATTTTCTCCTTAAATCCCATTCCCACTTCTTCATTCATCTAAATTCTCCTTTCCGTTGGCTCTCACTCAGCTTCTCTCCATCCATTTCACCTCCTATGCCCAACatagtttctgttttatcatatattgtattatttaccTTTCTTCTTACATAAAATACCCTCACTGACATTAATTACTTTGGATCCTGTAATGTACTGTGGCCCCACTTCTGATGCTGTCAGGATGTTTTCATGCATGAATGGATGGCAGCCCTTCATTGATTTCTTGACATTGAAGGTCATTAGGACAGTGAAAGTATCAAAGCACAAGCAGCAAGAAAACTGTTGGGTTgcagaaaaagataaaaaaaaacaaaacaaaacatgaaggCCGGCAGCACAGAGCCTGGGTTACAACAAGAGAGGCCACTGGCTATTTCGGCCTTCGGAGCTCTCTGTCCTTTGTTTGTCGAGTTGTAGGCCCCTCATCTCCTGCCTAATTGCAGGGAAGCACCAGCTGGGGGAGTAGAGTTACACAGGCAGAGCTATATCTGCCTTTCTGTCATCACCAATCAGGATGAGGGCTATATGGGTAACTATCATTGGCAGTTAATACCACAGGCTTACAGAGGCATGCTGGACACGTCCCAGTCGACCCTTTGCCTCAGAGCCCCAACATGTACCTGGCACACGCCTCATGTGGGTTTCTCAGCCTTTCTATTGACATAATGAAACAGATCTAATTCCAGAAGGTGTTTGCATGAGCATAAACATGCACATAgagtcacacacacagtgtcatATTACTGTATTAATAAGGAGCTTACAGGAACTATATTTGTACCCTAACACCTCACCCTTTCCTTTGATTTCACTTGATGGTGACATGGACATGAATATCTGAACTTGGAGGCTTACACTGATTTCTGTATCAGCGAGGAATATTTTCGGATGTAAATCATGCACCACATGATTTACATCGAATGCCAAAGTGAAATACCAGCACAGCAAACCTTTTGTGTAATGAGGCAGAAAGTAAGGGCATTGAGATTAGTGCCCAGTGGACATATTTGTAATAATTGTAACCGCAAACCTTAACCTCtatcaaaaaaaaacaagatagtGTTTATGAATATGCAGAATCTGTAGAGAGGTTTCTAGTACAGGAACTTGTACAGTTGGAAGACAGAACAGGAAGTTATGGTCTGAATAGCTGCCGGTTACACTGGAAGCTCAAAAGAACAAGCTGTGACCTCAGTgctctaaaaaataaacaattacaACTAAAATAAGTACGGCTTATGTAGAAAGTGGTAAGCTCATGAAATATTGTCTTTTCTGTGACTTTTTAGCAATAAAAGCCTCAGTGATGAAGTCATATAACTgacatataaaatgtttgtaaaagGAGCCTTAATGCAGCTCTGATATGGCTATGAATGTGCACACATTACACGTTAAATCTGTGTGTTTTCCAGGGAATCCTTCACTTCATAGGTGGGAGGAAGTGAGGAAATGGCAGACCTATAATACATAACTTGTCTCCTGTTGGATCCTGAAAACTGAAATGTAAAATCCCACATCCCCACGGTAGATCTTTAAATGCCCATACCTCTTTATGCTCCCTTGGAGGATCAGCTTGGAACTGATCCTCTTAAGTGCACATTCGTGGATGCAAACTTTTCGCCCAGCAACTGACTGTCAACTGTCACACCTCACCCACAGCCCCCCAGCCCATTTCAGATTATCCCACCGCTCAATAATCATCATCAGCTCAGCAGGCCAGTGCTGTGATTACAGCAGTGCTGAAGGAAGACAAGAATATTCTGGAGACTAATCTTTGCTGACGGCCTCATCAGTGGTGCATCATTACCCGTCACAAAAAACAGCTCAACACACGTTGCATTACTCCTTCAGCCTCTATACATGTTTCTGCACTCATACAGAAACTTGAAAGAAGACAAGCATGTTTCTAGTCTCCATACCAAAGATTTAAATGGGGTACAAGATTGCAAGATGGTAAATAACACTTAATAAGCCTATATGAGATACTTCATTTGATGATCTATTAGAATCTGCTTGGTTCAATATGGAGAAAAGACAACCAAGGTGGTGGGCATGTGGAAATAAGGACATGAACATGCCATGTTAAAGTGCCATGTGCTTTACTCTTGTTTTTCAGAGCCAGGCAGAAGCCCACTATAAAGGGAACCGTCATGCTCGAAGGGTGAAGGGTATCGAGACTTCCAAAACAACCCGTCTCCAGGATGGTGACAAGCAACACCATCCCCCTCCTGCTTCACCCTCCCCACCAGGCCCTTTACCATCCAGCCCTGAGCCTGATCCTAACAATAATAAACAGGGTAAGCATCGCCTCTCAAATACAGGAACCTGTCATGAAATGTAAAGTGAAAGTATTGGCAAACTGGTTtatctaaaaaatatatattttcacatcaggagagtctgaaggttcattttgttttttcctaaatTATTCACTAACAGGAGATCTTTGTGCTGTTTTCAGATGACAATCAGTCCTGTCCCAACTCTAAAGAGTCACCGTCAACCCCTAGCTGCCTTCCTACTTCCACACCAAGCTCAGCAGATACAGAGTGCCCCCTCTTGCCTTCTGTCAACACGCCTTTGCCACCGTCTCCTTCCCCTTCTGCAGCCCTCAGTACACCCTCTGTGGATtcagcagcaccagcagcagctgGTCTTCCTGACACCCCGTCCCCAGCACCCAGCCCATCTTCAGGAGAGTCGGAGGAAGAGAAAGCCAAAAAGCTTCTCTACTGCTCCCTTTGCAAAGTGGCTGTTAATTCCCTCTCACAACTGGAGGCACACAACAAAGGTTAGTCCCAGGGGAAGTGGACAAATTGTGCAGCTTTCAGAAGCGTcttcagaaacactgaaaaatgcCTCTTTAGAAGTTATTCTTCACTTGTTCTGAGTGTCATGTTTGAAGAAGTGAAGCAGCTGCGTTACTGCCACTTAGTGGTGAGAATGTCAGGTTAAAACATGGTAAATGGCAATTGATAAAAACCTTAACACACAGCACCTACACTTAATATTGTCTCACTCAATTATCTATCATAAAGTCCATTTACTGGCTGTTCTGGAGTTTTTAGTCTTGTTACATAATCCTCTGGAAGTTTAAAAAGCTGGTGTTCAGATTTCggttgttttttattcatttatttatttattttaaccacTTGAACAACTTCTTATCCATATGGGAGACTCTTGCTTTTGGATACATcagacaaacaacaacaaagattggaggggaaaaaaatcctggAAGATGCTCACTCTAGTATTCTTTTTGTTGTTCCTAGGTACCAAACACAAAACTATTCTGGAGGCTCGAAGTGGACTGGGACCGATTAAAGCTTACCCACGCTTGGGTCCTAAACCCAGCCCTGAGCAGGGAGGGGAGCTCTCCTCTGACCCTAACACTCAGGAACGCACCTTCCACTGTGAGATCTGCAACGTCAGAGTCAACTCTGAGCTGCAGCTTAAACAGGTGAGGAAAACACCTCAAAATAGACCCTGAGTGAATTATATGAC from the Oreochromis aureus strain Israel breed Guangdong linkage group 5, ZZ_aureus, whole genome shotgun sequence genome contains:
- the LOC116336530 gene encoding zinc finger protein 385A-like isoform X1 — protein: MWGSGGVNRPGPVPAFLRSPPVIPPPLDMKPFLQFPLESPHPASIGLFHNFNTMDPVQKAVMTHTFGPPMMKTKRPIISCNVCQIRFNSESQAEAHYKGNRHARRVKGIETSKTTRLQDGDKQHHPPPASPSPPGPLPSSPEPDPNNNKQDDNQSCPNSKESPSTPSCLPTSTPSSADTECPLLPSVNTPLPPSPSPSAALSTPSVDSAAPAAAGLPDTPSPAPSPSSGESEEEKAKKLLYCSLCKVAVNSLSQLEAHNKGTKHKTILEARSGLGPIKAYPRLGPKPSPEQGGELSSDPNTQERTFHCEICNVRVNSELQLKQHISSRRHRDGVAGKPNPLLSRHKKRTDFMELPKTLGAGLLPNPLAVAAAMAAAASSNQLALRPPGPASHPHPHPHHHLLQGTPLSLLRPAPGPIRTTHGPILFTPY
- the LOC116336530 gene encoding zinc finger protein 385A-like isoform X2, encoding MILGGVNRPGPVPAFLRSPPVIPPPLDMKPFLQFPLESPHPASIGLFHNFNTMDPVQKAVMTHTFGPPMMKTKRPIISCNVCQIRFNSESQAEAHYKGNRHARRVKGIETSKTTRLQDGDKQHHPPPASPSPPGPLPSSPEPDPNNNKQDDNQSCPNSKESPSTPSCLPTSTPSSADTECPLLPSVNTPLPPSPSPSAALSTPSVDSAAPAAAGLPDTPSPAPSPSSGESEEEKAKKLLYCSLCKVAVNSLSQLEAHNKGTKHKTILEARSGLGPIKAYPRLGPKPSPEQGGELSSDPNTQERTFHCEICNVRVNSELQLKQHISSRRHRDGVAGKPNPLLSRHKKRTDFMELPKTLGAGLLPNPLAVAAAMAAAASSNQLALRPPGPASHPHPHPHHHLLQGTPLSLLRPAPGPIRTTHGPILFTPY